In Pieris rapae chromosome 18, ilPieRapa1.1, whole genome shotgun sequence, one genomic interval encodes:
- the LOC110999616 gene encoding sucrose-6-phosphate hydrolase: MIIKLITFIFVYSRFASANNLYPKYHLSPDRGWMNDPNGFCLFNGVYHLFYQHNPYSSYGPGIVHWGHAVSTDFFHWKHLPVALDPDQWYDDGGVFSGSCLVDAGKMYLYYTGNVNHEGETPDHSQYQALATSDDGYNIAKYEMNPIINGSEFQPDLRDPKVWKHGDKYYMVLGNSFKGESNETLGRILLWESSDKINWEKASILLESDGRLGYMFECPDFFELDGHWVLLFSPQGVKPEGDKYKNLYQTGYIIGDFSYDTKAFTPLHDFQELDHGHDFYATQTTLDEDSNRIVIAWMDMWEQNYPEMDQGFAGQMTLARKLKLGKNGILLQKPVNDIDAARGRVLHTGITRGGKVIKLVNNTAEISIRSSPLHNLDVYIESEGSQVQISYDRQKGTITLDRGGNDAVRRTNWRPLGKLTWRLYIDSSSIELFCGNGEVTFSSRFFPTGPVSIRLGRQSFADNMTVRSMKQTVDISYPQPTSATTTQSS; the protein is encoded by the coding sequence atgattattaagcttataacatttattttcgtttattccAGATTTGCGTCTGCGAACAATCTGTACCCTAAGTACCATCTGTCACCTGATAGAGGATGGATGAACGATCCTAACGGATTCTGCTTGTTTAACGGTGTCTATCATCTCTTCTATCAACACAACCCATACAGTAGCTATGGGCCTGGAATCGTTCACTGGGGACACGCTGTTAGTACCGATTTTTTTCACTGGAAACATCTTCCCGTTGCACTAGATCCTGACCAATGGTATGATGATGGAGGCGTGTTTTCTGGAAGTTGCCTAGTTGATGCAggaaaaatgtacttatattaCACAGGAAATGTCAATCATGAAGGTGAAACTCCAGATCATAGTCAATATCAAGCATTGGCAACTAGTGACGATGGGTACAATATCGCAAAGTATGAAATGAATCCTATCATAAATGGAAGTGAGTTTCAACCAGACCTAAGAGACCCTAAAGTATGGAAACATGGTGATAAGTACTACATGGTTTTAGGTAATTCATTTAAAGGAGAGTCAAATGAAACTCTAGGTCGTATTTTATTGTGGGAATCTTCTGATAAAATTAACTGGGAAAAGGCATCTATACTACTAGAATCAGATGGTAGACTGGGATACATGTTTGAATGTCCCGACTTTTTCGAGTTGGACGGCCACTGGGTATTACTTTTTTCGCCACAAGGTGTCAAACCTGAAggagataaatataaaaatttataccaAACTGGATACATAATTGGTGACTTCAGTTACGACACTAAAGCCTTTACTCCATTGCATGACTTTCAAGAATTAGATCATGGTCATGACTTCTATGCCACTCAGACTACGCTAGATGAAGATAGTAACAGAATTGTTATAGCTTGGATGGATATGTGGGAACAAAATTATCCTGAAATGGATCAAGGTTTCGCAGGACAAATGACCTTAGCTAGAAAACTAAAGTTGGGAAAAAATGGTATTTTACTACAGAAACCAGTTAATGATATAGATGCTGCGAGAGGACGTGTCCTCCATACGGGTATAACTAGGGGCggcaaagtaataaaattggtAAACAATACGGCCGAAATATCAATAAGATCTTCACCACTGCATAATTTGGACGTGTATATTGAATCAGAAGGAAGTCAAGTGCAAATCAGTTATGATCGTCAAAAAGGTACTATTACTCTCGATCGTGGAGGAAATGACGCAGTGCGCCGTACGAATTGGAGACCTTTAGGCAAATTGACCTGGAGATTGTATATCGATTCTAGTTCCATAGAACTATTTTGTGGTAACGGAGAAGTAACGTTCTCTAGTAGATTCTTCCCAACAGGTCCGGTTAGCATCCGTTTAGGAAGACAGAGCTTCGCAGATAATATGACAGTCAGGAGTATGAAACAGACTGTAGATATTAGCTATCCTCAACCAACTTCAGCAACTACAACGCAATCCTCTTAA